The proteins below are encoded in one region of Alistipes indistinctus YIT 12060:
- the rpsK gene encoding 30S ribosomal protein S11: MAKKTGTVKKRVVKVGTEGKVFVHSTFNNVIITIANADGQVISWSSAGKMGFRGSKKNTPYAAQTAATDCAKVAYDLGLRKVKVYVKGPGAGRESAIRTVHGAGIEVTEIVDVTPLPHNGCRPPNRRRV; this comes from the coding sequence ATGGCAAAGAAAACAGGAACAGTTAAGAAGAGAGTTGTTAAAGTGGGTACCGAGGGAAAGGTATTCGTACACTCTACTTTCAATAACGTGATCATCACGATTGCGAATGCCGACGGCCAGGTTATCAGCTGGAGTTCAGCGGGTAAGATGGGTTTCCGTGGTTCCAAGAAGAATACTCCCTATGCTGCTCAGACCGCTGCTACGGACTGCGCGAAGGTAGCCTACGACCTGGGTCTGCGCAAGGTCAAGGTTTACGTGAAGGGTCCCGGCGCCGGCCGCGAATCGGCGATCCGCACCGTTCACGGCGCCGGTATCGAAGTGACCGAGATCGTCGACGTTACTCCGCTGCCGCACAACGGCTGCCGTCCGCCCAACCGCCGCCGCGTCTAA
- the rpsD gene encoding 30S ribosomal protein S4: MGRYIGPKSKIARKFGEAIFGTDKSLEKKNYPPGQHGLMRKRKKVSEYGTQLLEKQKAKAIYGIQEKQFRRTFEEAARVGGITGENLLRILECRLDNVVYRLGIAPTRAAARQLVSHRHITVNGAVVNIPSYQLRSGDVVGVREKSKSLEVIQESLSGGRSRYSWLEWEGSQMSGKFLQKPDRADIPENIKEQLIVELYSK, encoded by the coding sequence ATGGGAAGATACATAGGACCTAAGTCAAAAATCGCCAGGAAATTCGGCGAAGCCATTTTCGGAACGGACAAATCGCTCGAGAAGAAGAACTATCCCCCGGGACAGCACGGGCTGATGCGCAAGCGCAAGAAGGTGTCGGAGTACGGCACCCAGCTGCTCGAGAAGCAGAAGGCCAAAGCTATCTACGGCATACAGGAGAAGCAGTTCCGCCGCACCTTTGAGGAGGCTGCCCGCGTGGGCGGCATCACCGGCGAGAACCTGCTCCGTATCCTGGAGTGCCGCCTGGACAACGTGGTATACCGCCTGGGCATCGCCCCGACGCGTGCCGCTGCCCGCCAGCTGGTTTCTCACCGCCACATCACCGTGAACGGCGCCGTGGTGAACATCCCTTCGTACCAGCTCCGTTCGGGCGACGTCGTGGGCGTTCGCGAGAAATCGAAGTCGCTGGAGGTGATCCAGGAGTCCCTGAGCGGCGGCCGCAGCCGTTACTCGTGGCTCGAGTGGGAAGGCAGCCAGATGAGCGGCAAGTTCCTGCAGAAGCCCGACCGGGCCGATATTCCCGAAAATATCAAAGAGCAGCTTATCGTCGAGTTGTATTCTAAGTAA
- a CDS encoding DNA-directed RNA polymerase subunit alpha: protein MAILAFQKPEKVIMLESTSSFGRFEFRPLEPGFGMTVGNALRRILLSSLEGYAITTVKVAGVDHEFAAIPGVMEGMLEIVLNLKQVRFIKTVESVEGEKVTVNVAGQSELTAGYISNFLTNFKVLNPELVICRLDPEVKLQIELTVAKGRGYVPAEENRPADAEFGVLPIDSIHTPIKNVKYSVENYRVEQKTDYEKLNLEITTDGSIHPKDALKEAAKILIHHFMLFSDEKITLNLEESSATEEFDEDVLHMRQLLKTKLSEQDLSVRALNCLKAAEVETVGDLVRFNRNDLLKFRNFGKKSLSELDELLTTLNLHFGMDVSIYKLDKD from the coding sequence ATGGCAATATTAGCATTTCAAAAGCCTGAAAAGGTAATAATGCTCGAATCCACCTCTTCGTTCGGACGTTTTGAATTCCGTCCGCTCGAGCCCGGATTTGGCATGACCGTCGGCAATGCGTTGCGGCGCATCCTGCTCTCTTCTCTGGAGGGCTATGCGATCACAACGGTGAAGGTTGCCGGTGTCGATCATGAGTTTGCTGCTATCCCCGGTGTTATGGAAGGAATGCTTGAGATCGTTTTGAACCTCAAGCAAGTGCGTTTCATCAAGACCGTCGAGAGTGTCGAGGGTGAGAAGGTGACGGTCAACGTGGCCGGTCAGAGCGAACTCACCGCCGGTTATATCTCGAACTTCTTGACCAACTTCAAGGTGTTGAACCCCGAGCTGGTGATCTGCCGCCTCGATCCCGAGGTGAAACTCCAGATCGAGCTGACGGTCGCCAAGGGCCGCGGTTACGTTCCGGCCGAGGAGAACCGTCCCGCCGATGCGGAGTTCGGTGTGCTGCCGATCGACTCGATCCACACGCCGATCAAGAACGTGAAGTATTCGGTCGAGAACTACCGCGTGGAGCAGAAAACCGACTACGAGAAACTGAATCTGGAGATCACGACCGACGGAAGCATTCATCCGAAGGACGCGCTCAAGGAGGCGGCCAAAATATTGATTCATCACTTCATGCTCTTCTCCGATGAAAAGATTACGCTGAACCTTGAGGAAAGCAGTGCGACCGAGGAGTTCGACGAGGATGTGCTCCACATGCGCCAGTTGCTGAAGACGAAGCTTTCGGAGCAGGATCTTTCGGTTCGCGCGCTGAACTGCCTGAAGGCGGCCGAGGTGGAGACGGTCGGGGACCTGGTTCGTTTCAACCGCAACGACCTGCTGAAGTTCCGCAATTTCGGCAAGAAGTCGCTTTCGGAGTTGGACGAGCTGCTCACGACGCTCAACCTGCACTTCGGAATGGACGTATCCATTTACAAACTTGACAAGGATTAA
- the rplQ gene encoding 50S ribosomal protein L17 — MRHNKKINHLGRQAGHRKALMANLASSLLMHKRINTTLAKAKALRMYVEPLITKSKEDTTHSRRTVFSYLKDKEATAELFRTIAPKIADRPGGYCRILKTGFRLGDAAEMCFIELVDFDAAYTSDAAPKAAAAPKTRRSRSGAKKAAAPAAEAVAADAPDTAAEAAPAKKAAAKKPAAAKKPAAAKKPAAKKADEAAAE, encoded by the coding sequence ATGAGACATAACAAGAAAATCAATCACCTCGGCCGCCAGGCCGGTCACCGCAAGGCGCTGATGGCGAATCTGGCGAGTTCGCTGCTCATGCACAAGAGGATCAACACGACTCTGGCGAAGGCCAAGGCTCTGAGGATGTACGTCGAGCCGCTGATCACCAAGTCGAAAGAGGACACCACCCATTCGCGCCGTACGGTGTTCAGCTACCTGAAGGACAAAGAGGCTACCGCCGAGCTGTTCCGCACGATCGCTCCGAAGATCGCCGACCGTCCGGGCGGTTACTGCCGCATCCTGAAGACGGGTTTCCGTCTGGGCGATGCTGCCGAGATGTGCTTCATCGAGCTGGTTGACTTCGACGCCGCTTACACCAGCGATGCCGCTCCGAAGGCCGCTGCAGCCCCCAAGACCCGCCGCAGCCGCAGCGGGGCCAAGAAGGCCGCCGCCCCCGCCGCAGAGGCAGTAGCTGCCGATGCGCCGGATACCGCAGCCGAGGCTGCTCCCGCCAAAAAGGCAGCAGCGAAGAAACCCGCTGCCGCCAAGAAGCCCGCAGCTGCCAAGAAACCCGCGGCGAAGAAGGCTGACGAGGCCGCTGCCGAGTAA
- the eno gene encoding phosphopyruvate hydratase: protein MSQIVSVHAREILDSRGNPTIEVEVTTASGAFGRAAVPSGASTGENEALELRDGDKGRYGGKGVLKAVQNVNEVIAKEILGMPVTDQVGIDKTMIALDGTPTKSNLGANAILGVSLACAHAAANYVGVPLWRYIGGTNAKTLPVPMMNIINGGSHSDAPIAFQEFMIRPVGAKSFREGLRMGAEVFHALKKVLHDRGLSTAVGDEGGFAPALKGTEDALESIIEAVKKAGYKPGRKCEGGDVSIGMDCASSEFYKDGVYDYTKFEGPSGAKRTSSEQVAYLEELVAKYPIDSIEDGMSENDWDGWKALTDKLGGKCQLVGDDLFVTNVEFLKKGIEMGCANSILIKVNQIGSLTETLDAIEMAHRAGYTSVTSHRSGETEDSTIADIAVATNSGQIKTGSMSRSDRMAKYNQLLRIEEELGDEAVYGYTKIYRK from the coding sequence ATGAGTCAGATTGTAAGTGTTCATGCCAGAGAGATCCTGGATTCCCGCGGGAATCCGACCATCGAAGTCGAAGTAACCACCGCCAGCGGCGCTTTCGGCCGTGCGGCCGTGCCTTCGGGAGCATCGACGGGCGAAAACGAGGCGCTCGAACTGCGTGACGGCGATAAGGGCCGTTACGGCGGCAAGGGAGTACTGAAAGCCGTGCAGAATGTCAACGAGGTGATTGCGAAGGAGATTCTCGGTATGCCCGTAACCGACCAGGTCGGCATCGACAAAACGATGATCGCGTTGGACGGCACCCCCACGAAGAGCAACCTCGGTGCGAACGCCATCCTTGGCGTGTCGCTGGCCTGTGCCCATGCGGCTGCGAACTACGTCGGCGTGCCCCTGTGGCGCTACATCGGCGGCACGAACGCGAAAACGCTGCCCGTCCCGATGATGAACATCATCAACGGCGGCTCGCACTCCGATGCCCCGATCGCGTTCCAGGAGTTCATGATCCGTCCCGTCGGCGCGAAGAGCTTCCGCGAAGGACTGCGCATGGGCGCCGAGGTATTCCACGCGCTGAAAAAGGTGCTGCACGACCGCGGCCTGAGCACGGCGGTCGGTGACGAGGGCGGTTTCGCCCCGGCGCTGAAAGGGACCGAGGATGCGCTCGAGTCGATTATCGAGGCGGTTAAGAAGGCCGGTTACAAACCGGGCCGCAAATGCGAAGGCGGCGACGTTTCGATCGGCATGGACTGCGCCTCGTCCGAGTTCTACAAGGACGGCGTGTACGATTACACGAAGTTCGAAGGCCCTTCGGGAGCCAAACGCACCTCGTCCGAGCAGGTGGCTTACCTCGAAGAGCTCGTGGCTAAATACCCGATCGATTCGATCGAGGACGGCATGAGCGAGAACGACTGGGACGGCTGGAAAGCGTTGACCGACAAACTGGGCGGCAAATGCCAGCTGGTGGGCGACGACCTCTTCGTGACCAATGTCGAGTTCCTGAAGAAGGGTATCGAGATGGGCTGCGCGAATTCGATCCTGATCAAGGTGAACCAGATCGGCTCGCTGACCGAGACGCTCGACGCGATCGAGATGGCGCACCGCGCCGGCTACACGTCGGTCACTTCACACCGCAGCGGCGAGACCGAAGACTCGACGATCGCCGACATCGCCGTGGCGACCAACTCGGGCCAGATCAAGACCGGTTCGATGAGCCGTTCCGACCGCATGGCCAAGTACAACCAGCTGCTCCGCATCGAGGAGGAGCTGGGCGACGAAGCCGTTTACGGTTATACGAAGATTTACCGCAAATAG
- a CDS encoding BlaI/MecI/CopY family transcriptional regulator, producing MSKKEIRELTKAELEVMQILWDKGEAFVSELLEAMPEPRPAYNTVSTIVRILEKKGVVGYTPVGKSHRYRPLVAKEAYTRSFMNSVMSNFFDNSLSQMVSFFCEKEDLSVRETERILAIAREAIEKKKGVGR from the coding sequence ATGAGCAAAAAAGAGATCCGGGAGCTGACCAAAGCCGAGCTCGAAGTGATGCAGATCCTTTGGGACAAGGGCGAGGCGTTCGTCAGCGAGTTGCTCGAGGCGATGCCCGAGCCGCGTCCGGCCTACAACACGGTTTCGACGATCGTACGCATCCTCGAAAAGAAAGGGGTGGTCGGCTACACGCCCGTCGGCAAGAGCCACCGCTACCGGCCGCTGGTGGCCAAGGAGGCGTACACGCGCAGCTTTATGAACTCGGTGATGAGCAACTTTTTCGACAATTCGCTTTCGCAGATGGTTTCGTTCTTCTGCGAGAAGGAGGACCTTTCGGTGCGCGAAACCGAGCGTATCCTGGCGATCGCCCGCGAGGCGATCGAGAAGAAAAAAGGGGTAGGGCGGTAG
- a CDS encoding GIN domain-containing protein, which produces MWSTLPYLVKVQICFALLWIVYRFFLQRDGRFARSRAYLLLSVPVSFLIPLLSIPVLPASQPAPVPAVPVAAVAEAPVRAQPVSAAEDASLFAEAAPAALSASPAPSPASGAASAMTAVTVASPGAQASAFFREAAASAFAALVPAGWSGLMYAWLLWCGIAGSLLLLLYYLGHTLRWVRLMREGNVSRMLDDVRVVYSPAVSSPCSLFNCIFINRRDLGENEFRELMAHELCHIRLRHSWDRLLAVVVTLFCWWNPFVWLWHRSLCEVHEYQADDAVLQCGFDAEQYIMLMVSSVAGARTTLASGFSYSLVRKRLQMLSRGASRRAGLRMLLVVPALAVLLALFSFTERPVAAGSPEQVPAELSDQLLSAFGYSADAVPAAVQAQTAAEEGPILFSGDDAVPSDDAEPTAAVQPGAAFADASGVSGYGAPVSGESPAVQRVSSKGDDVVIMVDGKVDPRGVQALNELDPSDVERITVGTKDSPVVMVTTKRYLRDYPEEAAAIRKREGDFGVREFLNASAEDPQASAGSRAGGSVPVKADGWDEAIEAAAAAIEQSALKLASSTLDLTANALGAASSGSAVSSRGRISASGDVSRAKPEAARVEEDIAKAKADIERAKTEVVAEAARLRKQLDDDTSRWAGTFAGQYAGDSRETSKSHVQDNMVRLTRFAGQTITGVSASSGFSVEVRKSNSTSVEIVMPAEWQQYLTCELTPDGVVQLGLDTKRLSGSRGLRINKGQLTAVVSLPKLSLLKCSSGAVIRCTGIFKGGTVQLRASSGGMVDGLSLKASEALIDASSGGGIRNVAVTAPKAGVEISSGAVVKGVSLDVTALTCQASSGAVATLEHTGNNSMLNTSSGGVIRITGSTRILTVNKSRSGGNINTDGYTVSYRVQ; this is translated from the coding sequence ATGTGGAGTACATTACCTTACCTCGTCAAAGTCCAGATCTGCTTCGCGCTGTTATGGATCGTCTACAGGTTTTTCTTGCAGCGTGACGGTCGGTTTGCCCGTTCGCGCGCCTATCTGTTGTTGTCCGTACCGGTGTCGTTCCTGATTCCGCTGCTGTCGATCCCTGTGTTGCCGGCCTCACAGCCTGCGCCCGTTCCGGCTGTTCCGGTCGCCGCGGTCGCCGAAGCCCCCGTTCGGGCGCAGCCTGTTTCCGCTGCGGAGGATGCCTCGCTTTTCGCTGAGGCGGCTCCGGCGGCCCTTTCCGCATCCCCGGCGCCATCCCCGGCTTCCGGCGCCGCTTCTGCCATGACTGCCGTGACTGTTGCCTCTCCCGGTGCGCAGGCTTCGGCATTCTTCCGGGAGGCGGCCGCTTCGGCCTTCGCCGCGCTGGTTCCGGCCGGCTGGTCCGGGCTGATGTACGCCTGGCTGCTTTGGTGCGGCATTGCCGGCTCGCTATTGCTGCTGCTGTATTATTTGGGGCACACGCTGCGTTGGGTCAGGCTGATGCGCGAGGGCAACGTTTCCCGGATGCTCGATGACGTGCGTGTCGTCTACAGCCCGGCTGTGTCGAGCCCCTGCTCGCTGTTCAACTGCATTTTCATCAACCGCCGGGATTTGGGCGAAAACGAATTTCGCGAACTGATGGCGCACGAGCTTTGCCACATCCGGCTGCGCCACAGCTGGGACCGGCTGCTGGCCGTCGTGGTGACGCTTTTCTGCTGGTGGAATCCCTTCGTCTGGTTGTGGCACCGTTCGCTGTGCGAGGTGCATGAATACCAGGCCGACGACGCCGTGTTGCAGTGCGGGTTCGATGCGGAACAATACATCATGTTGATGGTCAGTTCCGTTGCCGGTGCCCGTACGACGCTCGCGAGCGGTTTCAGTTACTCGCTGGTGCGTAAACGCCTGCAAATGCTCTCCCGTGGGGCTTCGCGCAGGGCCGGGCTGCGCATGCTGCTGGTGGTGCCCGCCCTTGCGGTGTTGCTCGCGCTCTTCTCGTTCACCGAGCGGCCGGTCGCAGCCGGCAGCCCGGAACAAGTTCCTGCCGAACTCTCCGACCAACTGCTTTCCGCGTTCGGTTATTCCGCCGATGCGGTTCCGGCCGCCGTGCAGGCCCAAACGGCCGCGGAGGAAGGGCCGATACTCTTTTCCGGGGACGATGCCGTCCCGTCGGATGATGCCGAACCGACCGCTGCGGTACAGCCCGGTGCGGCTTTCGCGGACGCATCCGGTGTTTCCGGATACGGTGCTCCGGTTTCGGGGGAGTCTCCTGCCGTACAGCGCGTCTCGTCAAAGGGCGATGATGTCGTGATTATGGTCGACGGCAAAGTCGATCCTCGCGGGGTGCAGGCGCTCAATGAGCTCGATCCGTCGGATGTCGAACGGATTACCGTGGGGACCAAAGACTCTCCGGTGGTGATGGTGACGACCAAACGCTACTTGCGTGACTACCCGGAGGAGGCCGCCGCGATCCGCAAGCGCGAGGGTGATTTCGGCGTCAGGGAGTTTCTGAACGCTTCGGCCGAAGATCCGCAGGCGAGTGCTGGATCCCGTGCCGGAGGTTCCGTTCCGGTGAAGGCCGATGGTTGGGACGAGGCGATCGAGGCTGCCGCTGCGGCCATCGAGCAGAGTGCGCTGAAGCTGGCCTCCTCGACGTTGGACCTGACGGCGAATGCGCTCGGTGCCGCTTCTTCCGGGAGCGCTGTTTCATCCCGGGGTAGAATCTCCGCCTCCGGCGACGTTTCGCGGGCAAAGCCGGAGGCCGCGCGGGTCGAAGAGGATATTGCAAAAGCCAAAGCTGACATCGAACGTGCCAAAACCGAAGTTGTGGCCGAGGCCGCCCGGCTCCGCAAGCAGTTGGACGACGACACCTCTCGTTGGGCCGGGACCTTCGCCGGACAATATGCCGGCGACAGCAGGGAGACCTCCAAAAGCCACGTGCAGGACAATATGGTCCGCCTGACCCGTTTCGCGGGACAGACGATCACCGGTGTTTCGGCCTCGTCCGGTTTCAGTGTCGAGGTGCGCAAATCGAACAGCACTTCCGTTGAGATCGTGATGCCTGCCGAATGGCAGCAGTACCTGACCTGCGAGCTGACCCCGGACGGGGTGGTGCAGCTGGGCCTCGACACCAAGAGGCTTTCCGGTTCCAGGGGACTGCGCATCAACAAGGGACAGCTTACGGCCGTGGTAAGCCTGCCGAAGCTTAGCCTGCTGAAGTGTTCCAGCGGTGCCGTGATCCGTTGTACCGGTATTTTCAAGGGCGGTACCGTGCAGTTGCGGGCCTCTTCCGGCGGCATGGTCGACGGTTTGAGCCTGAAGGCCTCCGAGGCGCTTATCGACGCCTCTTCGGGCGGTGGGATCCGGAATGTGGCCGTTACCGCTCCGAAAGCAGGTGTGGAAATCTCTTCCGGGGCCGTGGTCAAAGGGGTGTCGCTCGATGTCACGGCACTCACGTGCCAAGCCTCTTCCGGCGCCGTCGCCACCCTCGAACACACCGGAAACAACTCGATGCTGAATACCTCTTCGGGCGGTGTGATCCGGATTACCGGTTCGACTCGGATCCTGACGGTCAACAAGTCCCGTTCCGGCGGAAACATCAATACCGACGGCTACACAGTGTCTTATCGCGTGCAATAG
- a CDS encoding GIN domain-containing protein — MKKLILLFSVVAAAAMTGFYAQGRPDAGAISAAGDRQMYRVTRFEGQPITGVSASVGFRVEVNESARTSVRVEIPAEWQDRLICEISPEGVVRLGIDTEGLRNFRGHDLTAVVNLGKVDVMKASTGAKITCNGSFTGGNAEISASTGGMVSGLTLTASGVGIKVSTGASVKDLHIVAGQVTAEGSTGASLSGAVFDASALSCKAGTGASLSMSHTGQSAALASNTGGSIRISGSTGSLTVNKSRTGGRVDTGNYKVDK, encoded by the coding sequence ATGAAAAAACTGATTCTTCTTTTCTCGGTGGTTGCCGCAGCGGCAATGACCGGCTTTTATGCCCAGGGGCGTCCCGATGCTGGGGCGATTTCCGCTGCGGGCGACCGGCAGATGTACCGTGTGACCCGTTTCGAGGGGCAGCCGATTACCGGCGTCTCCGCATCGGTGGGATTCCGTGTCGAGGTGAATGAGTCGGCCCGCACTTCGGTTCGGGTCGAGATTCCGGCCGAATGGCAGGATCGCCTGATTTGCGAAATTTCGCCCGAAGGGGTGGTGCGCCTGGGGATCGACACCGAGGGCCTTCGGAATTTCCGCGGCCACGACCTGACGGCGGTGGTCAATCTCGGCAAAGTCGATGTGATGAAAGCCTCCACCGGGGCGAAAATCACCTGCAACGGCAGTTTTACGGGCGGCAATGCGGAGATCAGCGCCTCCACGGGCGGCATGGTCAGCGGCCTGACGCTGACTGCATCCGGCGTGGGGATCAAAGTGTCTACCGGCGCTTCGGTCAAAGATTTGCATATCGTAGCCGGGCAGGTGACTGCCGAAGGCTCGACGGGCGCTTCGCTGAGCGGTGCCGTGTTCGACGCTTCGGCGCTGTCGTGCAAAGCGGGCACCGGGGCTTCCCTCTCGATGTCGCATACGGGACAGTCGGCCGCTTTAGCCTCCAACACGGGTGGCAGCATCCGGATTTCCGGTTCGACGGGCAGCCTCACGGTCAACAAATCCCGTACCGGCGGCCGAGTCGACACCGGCAATTACAAAGTGGATAAATAG
- the prfB gene encoding peptide chain release factor 2: MVTTEQIKALEERQTALHTHLHIDDRRLELDEQESLTHAPDFWDDPAKAEEQLKKVAGIKYWITAYDAIASAMEELHLLPEFIREGVSAPEELDAQYGRVLEMIEALEMRNMLGGEEDRLGAIMEINSGAGGTESLDWASMLMRMYMRWGEANGYQVKVVDVQDGEEVGIKSATLEFVGEFAYGYLKSESGVHRLVRPSPFNANNKRQTTFASVFVSPAVDDTIEITINPADIEWDTYRSGGKGGQNVNKVETGVRLRHLPSGIMVENTETRSQIMNKENAMRILRSKLYQIELDKRRELQNELEGQKKKIEWGSQIRSYVFDDRRVKDHRTGHQTSDVQRVMDGEIGDFIKAYLMGDYQ, encoded by the coding sequence ATGGTTACCACCGAACAGATCAAAGCGCTCGAGGAGCGGCAAACGGCGCTCCATACCCACTTGCATATCGACGACCGGCGGCTCGAACTCGACGAACAGGAGTCGCTGACCCATGCGCCGGACTTCTGGGACGATCCGGCCAAGGCCGAGGAGCAGCTGAAAAAGGTGGCCGGGATCAAATACTGGATCACCGCCTACGATGCGATCGCCTCGGCGATGGAAGAGCTGCACCTGCTGCCCGAATTCATCCGCGAGGGGGTATCGGCCCCCGAGGAGCTCGACGCGCAATACGGCCGGGTACTGGAGATGATCGAGGCGCTCGAAATGCGCAACATGCTGGGCGGCGAAGAGGACCGGCTCGGCGCGATCATGGAAATCAACTCCGGCGCGGGCGGCACCGAAAGCCTCGACTGGGCTTCGATGCTGATGCGCATGTACATGCGCTGGGGCGAAGCGAACGGTTACCAGGTCAAGGTGGTCGACGTGCAGGACGGCGAGGAGGTCGGAATCAAGTCGGCGACTCTCGAATTCGTCGGCGAGTTCGCCTACGGCTACCTCAAAAGCGAGAGCGGCGTGCACCGCCTCGTGCGCCCCTCCCCGTTCAACGCGAACAACAAGCGCCAGACCACCTTCGCTTCGGTGTTCGTATCGCCTGCGGTGGACGACACGATCGAGATCACGATCAACCCCGCCGACATCGAATGGGACACATACCGCAGCGGCGGCAAGGGCGGCCAGAACGTCAACAAGGTCGAAACCGGCGTACGCCTGCGCCACCTGCCCTCGGGGATTATGGTCGAGAACACCGAAACGCGCTCGCAGATCATGAACAAGGAAAATGCGATGCGCATCCTGCGTTCGAAGCTCTACCAGATCGAGCTGGACAAACGCCGCGAACTGCAAAACGAGCTGGAAGGACAAAAAAAGAAGATCGAATGGGGGTCGCAAATCCGCAGCTACGTGTTCGACGACCGCCGCGTGAAGGACCACCGCACCGGGCACCAGACCTCGGACGTACAAAGGGTGATGGACGGCGAGATCGGCGACTTCATCAAAGCCTACCTGATGGGCGACTACCAATAG